In one window of Deltaproteobacteria bacterium DNA:
- a CDS encoding FAD-binding protein — protein sequence MEIWVCADLRSERLFGYCLNVLAKARELARTVSQKAVVMLMGSSAHDRPKGSSGPPCLSVDSAAQDCIAHGADLVYVLDNPDLVTPRADIYATALAQAVRKYEPGLVLFPLTDFALELAARTARINYAGLIADCADLRIEQDRVVATCPSWGGQVMAEITFSGSLCTGFATVQPHAFQAIEVRGEPGIIEHIRLDRLDAPRGLNLISRSVEPEKRRKLEEADVVVVGGAGLGNADGFALVRQLAAALGGEVAATRPSVLQHWVDEERLIGQTGKTVRPCLLFSIGTSGAVQYTAGIMEAETIVAINRDQNAPIFQVADLGIVADAKTFVPLLTARVRQAVIRSLADVLSEDKETKTRTGFGAKVLKLREALQWTLENLAEATGDSPEFIEQVENDEITPSVSFVLRLARILKVDPGTFLREEEKTVIRDQRAQAFIKRTQNYSYQTLTPGAENEHLRAFMITIESRQAHKPVAYKHEGEEFILVMDGELQLTLGSKTHHVKPGESIHFNSEIPHKLKSLSDEPTRCVVVLYTP from the coding sequence TCTGGCCCCCCATGCCTGTCAGTCGATTCCGCGGCCCAGGACTGCATCGCCCACGGCGCTGACCTGGTCTATGTGCTGGATAACCCGGATCTGGTCACGCCAAGGGCTGATATCTACGCAACGGCCCTGGCACAGGCCGTACGCAAGTACGAGCCCGGGCTCGTCTTGTTCCCGCTCACCGACTTTGCCCTGGAACTGGCGGCACGGACCGCACGGATCAATTATGCCGGCCTGATCGCTGACTGTGCTGATCTCAGGATTGAACAGGACCGAGTGGTGGCGACATGCCCGTCATGGGGCGGCCAGGTCATGGCCGAGATCACCTTTTCAGGCAGTCTTTGTACCGGATTTGCGACCGTTCAGCCCCATGCTTTTCAAGCGATCGAGGTTCGTGGTGAGCCTGGCATCATCGAGCATATCCGACTGGATCGTCTGGATGCGCCCAGAGGTCTGAATCTCATATCAAGATCGGTTGAGCCTGAAAAACGCAGGAAGCTGGAAGAGGCTGACGTAGTCGTGGTTGGAGGAGCCGGGCTCGGGAACGCGGATGGATTTGCCCTCGTACGTCAACTTGCTGCTGCGTTGGGAGGCGAGGTAGCCGCGACCCGGCCGTCGGTGCTTCAGCATTGGGTGGATGAGGAGAGACTCATCGGACAAACCGGAAAGACCGTTCGGCCCTGCCTGCTTTTTTCCATTGGCACCTCGGGAGCGGTACAGTATACAGCCGGGATCATGGAAGCTGAAACTATCGTGGCCATCAACCGCGACCAGAATGCGCCCATCTTTCAGGTTGCCGACCTGGGCATCGTGGCGGACGCAAAGACCTTTGTACCCTTGCTCACTGCCAGGGTCAGGCAGGCGGTGATACGCAGCCTTGCGGATGTCTTGTCTGAAGATAAGGAAACAAAGACAAGGACCGGTTTTGGCGCGAAAGTGCTCAAACTCAGAGAGGCCCTTCAGTGGACCCTGGAGAACTTGGCCGAGGCCACGGGCGACTCCCCGGAGTTTATCGAGCAGGTCGAAAACGATGAGATCACGCCATCAGTGAGCTTTGTGCTCAGGCTTGCCCGCATCCTGAAGGTCGATCCTGGCACCTTCCTTCGCGAGGAGGAAAAGACCGTGATCCGGGACCAGCGGGCACAGGCATTCATCAAGCGCACCCAGAACTACTCCTATCAGACTCTTACCCCCGGAGCCGAGAACGAACACCTGCGCGCCTTCATGATCACGATTGAGTCGAGACAGGCCCACAAGCCAGTGGCCTACAAGCACGAGGGCGAAGAGTTCATCTTGGTGATGGATGGAGAGCTCCAGCTTACTCTGGGCAGCAAGACCCACCACGTCAAACCGGGCGAGTCCATCCATTTCAACTCTGAGATCCCCCACAAGCTCAAAAGCCTCTCCGATGAGCCCACACGCTGCGTGGTCGTGCTCTATACGCCTTGA